A single window of Sphingobacteriales bacterium DNA harbors:
- a CDS encoding nucleotidyltransferase translates to MNIIIPMAGRGTRLRPHTLVTPKPLVPIAGKPIVEWLVEDIIALCAEKVENIGFIIGDFGTEVEQNLLEIAEHLGAKGHIYHQKQALGTAHAILCAEDILQGKVVVAFADTLFKCEEKINTDADGIIFVQKVEDPRAYGVVKMDSNNKITDFVEKPQEFVSDLAIIGIYYFKDGDNLKNELQYLIDNNITEKGEYQLTNAMENMKNKSLAFYPGKVEEWLDCGNKDATVYTNQRILEIKKHKIATPIQLNNVNSLVIEPCFIGKNVTLEHSIIGPHVSIGANCIIKNSNIENSMIQNSTKINNKIIQNAMIGSSVEINGNVENLSVGDYTTIR, encoded by the coding sequence ATGAACATTATAATTCCAATGGCTGGAAGAGGCACAAGATTACGTCCACACACATTAGTAACACCAAAACCATTAGTACCAATTGCAGGAAAACCAATTGTAGAATGGTTAGTAGAAGACATTATAGCACTTTGTGCAGAAAAAGTAGAAAATATTGGATTTATCATTGGTGATTTTGGTACAGAAGTAGAGCAAAATTTATTAGAAATAGCCGAACATTTAGGCGCAAAAGGACATATCTATCATCAAAAACAAGCACTAGGTACAGCACATGCAATTTTGTGTGCAGAAGATATATTACAAGGAAAAGTAGTTGTAGCATTTGCAGATACATTGTTTAAATGCGAAGAAAAAATAAATACAGATGCAGACGGAATTATCTTTGTACAAAAAGTAGAAGATCCACGTGCATATGGTGTTGTAAAAATGGATAGCAACAACAAGATTACAGATTTCGTAGAAAAACCACAGGAATTTGTTTCAGACTTAGCAATTATTGGTATTTATTATTTTAAAGATGGCGATAATCTAAAGAATGAATTACAATATTTGATAGATAATAACATCACAGAAAAAGGAGAATACCAATTGACCAATGCAATGGAAAACATGAAGAATAAATCATTGGCATTTTATCCAGGTAAAGTAGAAGAATGGTTGGACTGTGGTAACAAAGATGCAACAGTGTACACCAATCAACGTATACTAGAAATTAAAAAACATAAAATAGCTACTCCAATTCAATTAAATAATGTTAATTCCTTAGTGATAGAACCATGTTTTATTGGCAAAAATGTTACCTTAGAACATTCAATAATTGGTCCTCACGTGAGCATTGGAGCAAATTGTATTATAAAAAATTCAAATATCGAAAATTCGATGATACAGAATAGCACAAAAATAAATAATAAGATTATACAAAATGCAATGATAGGAAGTAGTGTAGAGATAAATGGTAATGTTGAGAACTTAAGTGTTGGAGATTATACAACAATTAGATAA
- a CDS encoding peptidoglycan DD-metalloendopeptidase family protein has product MNKILLLFVVVSIFSFEALAQNKEQLEKKREQLLEEIKYTQNLLKSTKANKQISIADLNAINKQIELRQKLINNTQAQVNLFNNQIVGQKNVVEKKSAELEQLKKEYAEAVAKTYQYNKFSNKLLFIADAKSFSEAYKRLKYLQKYAQAREKQAEEIANKSKEIQDNIKLINQKKLEKEALLNNQITEKSELNKTQQIKNKIVFDLKLEESNLQKKLANKKAEATKLNNQIAAIIKKEIEEAKKKAAAEAAAKKAALEKSKSTSTTSSTTKAPVEVTTTPEYDKLTNSFLGNKGKLPWPVDKGFISKSFGKYNHPDLPGVLIENNGVDIRTDPNATVRTIFEGTVVGIINNPIFKNAVIVSHGEYFTVYSKLESVSVAKGQKLSTKQSVGKVYTDTENQTEVHLEVWKGSEKINPALWIYKK; this is encoded by the coding sequence ATGAATAAAATTCTTTTATTGTTCGTCGTTGTTTCTATATTTAGTTTTGAAGCTCTAGCTCAAAACAAAGAACAATTGGAGAAGAAAAGAGAGCAACTTTTAGAAGAAATAAAATACACCCAAAACCTATTAAAATCTACAAAAGCTAATAAACAAATTTCCATTGCAGACTTAAATGCAATTAATAAGCAAATAGAACTTAGACAAAAATTAATAAACAATACACAAGCACAAGTAAACTTATTCAACAACCAAATAGTTGGGCAAAAAAATGTAGTAGAAAAAAAATCTGCGGAACTTGAACAACTTAAAAAAGAATACGCAGAAGCTGTTGCAAAAACATATCAATACAATAAATTTTCAAATAAACTATTATTCATTGCAGATGCAAAATCATTTTCTGAAGCATATAAAAGATTAAAATATTTGCAGAAATATGCACAAGCAAGAGAAAAACAAGCTGAGGAAATTGCTAATAAATCAAAAGAAATACAAGATAATATCAAACTTATCAATCAAAAAAAATTAGAGAAAGAAGCACTATTAAACAACCAAATAACAGAAAAAAGCGAACTCAATAAAACGCAGCAAATAAAAAATAAAATTGTCTTCGACTTAAAATTGGAAGAAAGTAATTTGCAGAAAAAATTAGCAAACAAAAAAGCAGAGGCAACGAAACTAAACAATCAAATTGCTGCAATAATAAAGAAAGAAATAGAAGAGGCCAAGAAGAAAGCTGCCGCAGAAGCTGCCGCAAAAAAAGCAGCCTTAGAAAAATCCAAATCAACAAGTACAACATCAAGCACAACAAAAGCACCAGTTGAAGTAACGACAACACCAGAGTACGATAAATTAACCAATAGTTTTTTAGGCAATAAAGGCAAACTTCCGTGGCCAGTTGATAAAGGTTTTATCTCAAAAAGTTTTGGAAAATACAACCATCCAGATTTGCCTGGCGTATTAATAGAAAACAATGGTGTAGATATAAGAACAGATCCAAATGCCACAGTAAGAACAATTTTTGAAGGTACTGTTGTTGGCATAATTAATAATCCAATATTCAAAAATGCTGTAATTGTAAGTCATGGTGAGTATTTTACAGTATACTCAAAATTAGAATCAGTAAGTGTAGCCAAAGGACAAAAACTAAGCACCAAACAATCTGTTGGAAAAGTATATACAGACACCGAAAATCAAACAGAAGTACACTTAGAAGTTTGGAAAGGCTCAGAAAAAATAAATCCAGCATTGTGGATTTATAAAAAATAA
- the thiL gene encoding thiamine-phosphate kinase, with amino-acid sequence MEKRTEIGKIGEFGLIDRLTKDIVLKQTSSIKGIGDDAAVLEYQKAQVVTTDLLVEDIHFDLVYTPLKHLGYKAVVVNLSDVYAMNAIPKQILVSFAISNRFSVEAVEEIYEGIKLACERYQVDIIGGDTTASSKGMIISITAIGEQSAEKIVYRNTAKEGDLLCVSGDLGAAYIGLKMLQREKQVFLNAPDANIELDKHTYIVERQLKPEARKDIIAFFEQENIVPTSMIDISDGLSSELLHICKQSDVGCLLEEANIPIANETYDTALDFSIDPITCALSGGEDYELLFTIDSKDKSKLDKHHDIAIIGEILDANLGIKLHTKGDNYHDLIALGWDGLKS; translated from the coding sequence ATGGAAAAAAGAACAGAAATAGGCAAAATAGGTGAGTTTGGGTTAATTGATAGACTTACAAAGGATATAGTACTTAAACAAACATCAAGCATAAAAGGCATTGGCGATGATGCTGCTGTTTTGGAATATCAGAAAGCGCAAGTAGTTACAACAGATTTATTGGTAGAAGATATTCACTTTGACTTAGTGTACACACCATTGAAACACTTGGGATATAAAGCAGTAGTGGTTAATCTATCTGATGTTTATGCAATGAATGCAATTCCAAAGCAAATACTGGTAAGTTTTGCAATTTCTAATCGATTTTCTGTAGAAGCAGTAGAAGAAATCTATGAAGGCATAAAATTAGCATGCGAGCGTTATCAGGTAGATATTATTGGTGGCGATACAACGGCATCATCAAAAGGAATGATTATTTCTATAACAGCAATAGGCGAACAAAGTGCAGAAAAGATTGTATACAGAAATACAGCAAAAGAAGGTGATTTGTTGTGTGTTTCAGGCGATTTAGGTGCAGCATATATTGGCTTAAAAATGTTGCAAAGAGAGAAACAGGTATTCTTAAATGCACCCGATGCAAATATAGAATTGGATAAGCATACTTATATTGTAGAAAGACAATTGAAACCAGAAGCTCGTAAAGATATAATTGCATTTTTTGAACAAGAAAATATTGTGCCTACAAGTATGATAGATATTTCTGATGGCTTAAGTTCAGAGCTTTTACATATTTGTAAACAAAGCGATGTTGGTTGTCTATTGGAAGAAGCTAATATTCCAATAGCAAATGAAACGTATGATACTGCTTTAGATTTTAGTATTGATCCAATTACTTGTGCATTAAGTGGAGGCGAAGATTATGAGCTATTATTTACTATTGATTCAAAAGATAAATCTAAACTAGACAAACACCACGATATTGCTATCATAGGAGAAATTTTAGATGCCAACTTAGGTATAAAATTGCATACCAAAGGCGACAACTATCATGATTTAATTGCGCTTGGCTGGGATGGTTTAAAATCTTAG
- a CDS encoding tetratricopeptide repeat protein, with product MYQQKIKKSKGSKGNTTTSKIVKPSNKKEQIYVETTFIEAVQASLLGNRQEAINKFNEVLNKDSENDAALFELAKIYYQAGAVQQCVTYCQRAIKINPNNEYYYVYLAEALGENGLFVDASKTYETLLKLKPKEYDYYYDWAYMLAQAKLYKESVDVLNQLEQKIGVSEHLILLKQPLWIQQNKVEEAVADVEKLIQLYPREADFYLMIAEIYEANNLDDKALQTYERLNNKIPENASALVGMAEIYRKRNNQPKYQEYLSKVFDSKSIDIDDKILAIIPILDKLEKDTTLREPVLGMVDKLVQSHPNDIKAITAKADVLYNINKKEEAFDYYKKAIEINPDSLPGTVWIQTYILAAELEKNDELISITEKGIKYDKDDAFGYFYNAIGHQQKKQYVEAAKSAKNGISIAEKASINNYNKQLKLQMLIILGDVSYELKEYAQMDSAYEAALEIDPNNPTLLNNYAYYLSERNIDFEKAERMSKKSNLLQDGNAAFVDTYAWIMYKMKNYKEALKWIEEAMSIPGATERPDILEHYGEILYILNRKDEAKEQWKKAIEKGADKIKLEDRIKNVK from the coding sequence TTGTATCAGCAAAAGATAAAAAAAAGCAAAGGTAGCAAAGGCAATACAACTACAAGTAAAATTGTAAAACCAAGTAACAAAAAAGAACAAATATATGTAGAAACAACATTTATTGAAGCAGTACAAGCAAGCTTACTTGGAAATAGACAAGAGGCAATCAATAAATTTAATGAAGTACTCAATAAAGATAGCGAGAACGATGCTGCATTATTTGAATTAGCAAAAATATATTACCAAGCAGGCGCAGTACAACAATGCGTTACATATTGCCAAAGAGCAATAAAGATAAATCCAAACAATGAATATTATTATGTGTATTTGGCAGAAGCACTAGGCGAAAACGGCTTATTTGTAGATGCATCTAAAACATATGAAACACTATTAAAACTAAAACCTAAAGAATATGACTATTACTACGATTGGGCATATATGCTTGCACAAGCAAAATTGTATAAAGAATCTGTAGATGTTTTAAATCAATTAGAACAAAAAATTGGCGTTAGCGAGCATCTTATTTTATTGAAACAACCACTGTGGATACAACAAAACAAAGTAGAAGAAGCTGTAGCTGATGTAGAAAAACTAATACAACTATATCCAAGAGAAGCAGATTTCTATTTGATGATTGCAGAAATATACGAAGCAAACAATTTAGATGATAAAGCACTGCAAACCTATGAAAGACTAAACAATAAAATACCAGAAAATGCTTCAGCATTGGTAGGCATGGCAGAAATCTATAGAAAAAGAAATAACCAACCAAAATATCAAGAGTACTTATCAAAAGTATTTGATAGCAAGTCAATAGATATTGATGATAAAATTCTGGCAATTATTCCAATATTAGATAAATTAGAAAAAGACACAACACTAAGAGAACCTGTACTCGGAATGGTAGACAAGTTGGTACAAAGTCACCCAAATGATATAAAAGCAATTACAGCAAAAGCAGATGTATTGTACAACATCAACAAAAAAGAAGAAGCCTTTGATTATTATAAAAAAGCAATAGAAATAAATCCAGATTCGCTGCCAGGCACAGTATGGATACAAACATATATACTTGCAGCAGAATTAGAAAAAAATGATGAATTAATTAGTATCACCGAAAAAGGCATAAAATATGATAAAGATGATGCTTTTGGATATTTTTATAATGCAATTGGACATCAACAAAAAAAGCAATATGTAGAAGCTGCAAAAAGTGCTAAAAACGGCATAAGCATTGCAGAAAAAGCATCTATAAACAATTATAATAAACAACTAAAATTACAAATGCTTATTATTTTGGGTGATGTATCCTATGAGCTTAAAGAATATGCACAAATGGATAGTGCTTACGAAGCGGCATTAGAAATTGATCCAAATAATCCAACATTACTAAACAATTATGCATACTATCTATCTGAGAGAAATATAGATTTTGAAAAAGCAGAACGCATGAGTAAAAAATCAAACTTGCTACAAGATGGCAATGCTGCTTTTGTAGATACTTATGCATGGATAATGTATAAAATGAAAAATTACAAAGAAGCATTAAAATGGATTGAAGAAGCTATGAGTATACCTGGCGCAACAGAAAGACCAGATATATTAGAGCATTATGGCGAAATTTTGTATATACTAAACAGAAAAGATGAAGCAAAAGAGCAATGGAAAAAAGCAATAGAAAAAGGTGCTGATAAAATAAAATTGGAAGATAGAATTAAAAATGTAAAATAA
- a CDS encoding acyltransferase family protein yields the protein MSWLSSIKEKIDSNKNSNKDFLSKFPNKVGTYGYDAWGFNLKGIKPFVEAGRFIYENYFRVETYGLENIPKDGSVLIIGNHSGQLPIDAVLLGYSLITNKYAPRVPKGMYERFVPQVPFIGMLFSQWGGTLGDPENCDKMLSNGEAVIVFPEGARGISKPTSKKYQLQKFGNGYIHMAVKNKTPIIPVGIVGCEEILINFGNIDLFQKLFKFPAFPSLLPVVFPSKVIMHFGKPIYFDGDIGKEHIMEDMNQQVKNEIKKLIDQGLQKRKGVFS from the coding sequence ATGAGTTGGCTAAGCAGCATTAAAGAAAAAATAGATAGTAATAAAAACTCTAACAAAGACTTTTTATCAAAATTTCCAAACAAGGTAGGCACATATGGTTATGATGCTTGGGGATTTAATTTAAAAGGAATAAAACCATTTGTCGAAGCAGGTAGATTTATATATGAGAATTATTTTAGAGTAGAAACCTATGGATTAGAAAATATACCAAAAGATGGAAGTGTACTTATTATTGGAAATCATAGCGGACAACTTCCAATAGATGCAGTACTCTTAGGTTATTCTCTAATAACCAACAAATATGCACCAAGAGTACCTAAAGGTATGTATGAAAGATTTGTACCACAAGTTCCATTTATTGGTATGCTTTTTAGCCAATGGGGTGGCACCTTAGGCGATCCAGAAAACTGTGATAAGATGTTAAGCAATGGAGAAGCTGTGATTGTATTTCCAGAAGGAGCGAGAGGAATTTCTAAACCAACAAGTAAAAAATATCAATTGCAAAAGTTTGGCAATGGATATATACACATGGCTGTAAAAAACAAAACACCTATAATTCCTGTTGGAATCGTAGGTTGCGAAGAAATACTAATAAATTTTGGAAACATAGATTTATTTCAAAAATTATTTAAGTTTCCAGCATTCCCATCTTTGTTGCCAGTAGTATTTCCATCTAAAGTTATTATGCATTTTGGTAAACCAATCTATTTTGATGGTGATATTGGAAAAGAACACATCATGGAAGATATGAACCAACAAGTAAAAAACGAAATAAAAAAGCTAATAGATCAAGGGCTACAAAAAAGAAAAGGAGTTTTCTCTTAA
- a CDS encoding zinc-dependent metalloprotease, whose product MRILIIALIVAFNLFTISAKDKKKNKKSDTLSVQIMKDTVVVKKDSTATKSEKKDEIKSIKDYTKKCNKISGLFNLYQDSTNGKLYLEVTKDKLSKEFIYFAHDMNGIIDAGYAKGGYRENEIFKIEKYFDRLDFYLENTNYYFDPNNSLSKSQNSNINRPLFLSEKIIAKDEDAFLIDADNLFFAETIKQIKPSKSPNSKPDDFSLGSLSKSKTKYIKIKNYPSNTDVAVSYVFDNPSPINSGGTEVTDARFVSIDIQHSFIEVPINNYQPRNDDPRVGYFMNKVDDQTSTSPTPFRDIIHRWDLQKKNPNEVISEPIVPIVWWIENTTPVEFRESIKNAALTWNIAFEKAGFKNAIEVYVQPDSATWDAEDIRYNVLRWTSSPRPPFGGYGPHFVNPRTGQILGADIMLEYIYLTNRVIYEKLFDFSSLDNDAQHENPFGCSFGNQMHNNVQAGINLLKANDFSDFEQREFLKQALYDLVLHELGHTMGLNHNFIASTLHNKQEMQDVVLGSTIGLTASVMDYTIPNISPDKNKQGLYFDIKPGLYDEWAIKYGYSTYNNKEEEEKGLEEILAQSTKKENRFFNDGDDMRAPGKGMDPRVMLNDMSSDPIGYATENTIMLKNTISKLLDIYSDEEQSYHAVRNAYIVITNNIGRNLSIVSKYIGGVYMDRSFNNQETENKPYTPVDLQTQKKAMSVLSKYCFAPDALNFDSNIYNYLQIQRRGYNREGNEDPKIHDRILNIQKSVLDQVLHKDVLKRIVDTKLYGNKYDINTMLKDLTDAIFKDDLYSNTNSLRQNIQGEYVERLLNIVENKSGQAYSIKAAALAQVERIKQWCDTISSGNSLTKAHRKNLSLIIQESLYD is encoded by the coding sequence ATGAGAATACTAATCATCGCATTAATTGTTGCATTTAATTTATTTACAATAAGTGCTAAAGACAAAAAAAAGAATAAGAAATCAGATACACTTTCTGTACAAATTATGAAAGATACTGTTGTTGTAAAAAAGGATAGTACTGCTACAAAATCTGAAAAGAAAGACGAGATAAAATCTATAAAAGATTATACCAAAAAATGTAATAAAATAAGTGGTTTATTCAACCTTTATCAAGATAGCACAAATGGAAAACTGTACCTAGAAGTAACAAAAGATAAACTCTCTAAAGAATTCATTTACTTCGCACATGATATGAATGGAATAATAGATGCTGGCTATGCAAAAGGTGGTTATCGTGAAAATGAAATATTTAAAATAGAAAAATATTTTGATAGACTTGATTTCTATTTAGAAAATACTAACTATTATTTTGATCCAAATAATTCATTAAGTAAATCTCAAAATTCAAATATTAATAGACCACTATTCTTATCTGAAAAAATAATAGCAAAAGATGAAGATGCGTTCTTAATAGATGCAGACAACTTATTTTTTGCAGAAACCATTAAACAAATAAAACCTTCTAAATCGCCAAATTCAAAACCTGATGATTTTTCTTTAGGCTCATTAAGCAAATCAAAAACAAAATATATTAAAATAAAGAACTATCCAAGCAATACTGATGTAGCTGTTTCTTACGTATTTGACAATCCTTCTCCTATAAACAGTGGTGGCACAGAAGTTACAGATGCTCGTTTTGTTTCTATTGATATTCAACATAGCTTTATTGAAGTACCAATCAATAATTATCAACCAAGAAACGATGACCCACGTGTAGGTTATTTTATGAATAAGGTAGACGACCAAACATCAACATCACCAACACCATTTAGAGATATTATTCATCGTTGGGATTTACAAAAAAAGAATCCAAACGAGGTTATTTCTGAGCCGATTGTTCCAATTGTTTGGTGGATAGAAAATACAACACCTGTTGAATTTAGAGAATCAATAAAAAATGCAGCTTTAACATGGAATATTGCTTTTGAAAAAGCTGGATTCAAGAATGCAATAGAAGTATATGTACAACCAGATTCTGCTACTTGGGATGCCGAAGATATAAGATATAATGTTTTGAGATGGACATCATCACCACGTCCACCTTTTGGTGGTTATGGACCACATTTTGTAAATCCAAGAACTGGACAAATATTAGGTGCTGATATTATGTTGGAATATATTTATCTAACCAATAGAGTGATTTATGAAAAATTATTTGATTTTTCAAGCTTAGATAATGATGCACAACATGAAAATCCTTTTGGATGTAGCTTTGGAAATCAAATGCATAATAATGTTCAAGCAGGAATAAACCTATTGAAAGCAAATGATTTCTCTGATTTTGAACAAAGAGAATTTTTGAAACAAGCATTGTATGATTTAGTTTTACATGAGCTTGGACATACTATGGGCTTAAACCATAATTTTATTGCAAGCACATTGCATAATAAGCAAGAAATGCAAGATGTTGTTTTAGGTTCTACAATAGGACTTACTGCTTCTGTGATGGACTATACTATCCCAAATATTTCTCCAGATAAAAACAAACAAGGATTATATTTTGATATTAAACCTGGACTATATGATGAATGGGCAATAAAATATGGCTACTCAACTTATAATAACAAAGAAGAAGAAGAAAAAGGATTAGAAGAAATTCTTGCTCAATCTACAAAGAAAGAAAACAGATTTTTTAATGATGGTGATGACATGAGAGCACCAGGAAAAGGAATGGATCCAAGAGTAATGCTAAATGATATGAGCAGTGACCCAATAGGCTATGCTACAGAAAACACTATTATGCTAAAAAATACCATCAGTAAATTATTAGATATTTATTCTGATGAGGAGCAATCTTATCATGCAGTTAGAAATGCATATATTGTAATTACTAATAATATTGGAAGAAATCTTTCTATCGTTAGCAAATACATTGGTGGTGTTTATATGGATAGATCTTTTAATAACCAAGAAACTGAGAATAAGCCATACACGCCAGTTGATTTACAAACTCAGAAAAAAGCAATGAGCGTTTTAAGTAAATATTGTTTTGCACCAGATGCTTTAAATTTCGATTCAAATATATATAATTATTTACAAATTCAAAGAAGAGGATACAACAGAGAAGGTAATGAAGATCCAAAAATTCATGATAGAATTTTAAACATCCAAAAATCTGTTCTTGACCAAGTATTACACAAAGATGTATTGAAAAGAATTGTAGATACAAAACTTTATGGCAATAAGTATGATATTAATACAATGCTTAAAGATTTAACTGATGCAATATTTAAAGATGACTTATATAGTAATACAAATTCTCTAAGACAAAACATACAAGGAGAATATGTTGAGCGCTTATTGAATATCGTTGAAAATAAATCTGGGCAAGCTTATAGTATAAAAGCTGCTGCTTTGGCACAAGTGGAAAGAATTAAACAATGGTGTGATACAATAAGCAGTGGAAACAGTTTAACTAAAGCACACAGAAAAAACTTGTCTTTAATAATTCAAGAAAGCTTGTACGACTAA
- a CDS encoding DUF4292 domain-containing protein: MRKYLLYCIISIAIISCNTAKKTTKSKQADSSITTTQKNSDTTKTTKPTTPTTTQPTEKPIDAKIQKILDAIASNELQFTNFYSKIKTKATIDQKKQSFTTQLRWLKNKKMWMSMSIIGIEGARVLINKDSIQIIDRLNQRNILKPISYIQKKAYINLTYKDIEKVFLAQPILFNKQKLELSETTTENILKSNDERFNTIITLDKQNNVKSIFITDKLKNQTLLSEYSDHTLLNGKQFPKERYIKIINGPEIFELNMTFDDIDLAKSLTFPFEPNPKYSNE; this comes from the coding sequence ATGAGAAAGTATCTATTGTATTGTATAATATCTATCGCAATTATCTCTTGCAACACAGCTAAGAAGACAACAAAAAGCAAACAAGCAGATAGTAGCATTACTACCACACAAAAAAATAGCGATACAACTAAGACAACCAAACCTACAACACCAACTACCACACAACCTACAGAAAAACCAATAGATGCTAAGATTCAAAAAATATTAGATGCAATAGCTAGCAACGAACTTCAATTCACAAATTTTTACTCAAAAATTAAAACCAAAGCCACAATAGATCAAAAAAAACAATCATTTACAACACAACTAAGATGGCTCAAAAATAAAAAAATGTGGATGTCTATGTCAATCATAGGAATAGAAGGCGCACGTGTATTAATTAATAAAGACAGTATTCAAATTATAGATCGACTCAATCAAAGAAATATTCTAAAACCAATTAGCTACATACAAAAGAAAGCATACATCAACCTAACATACAAAGACATAGAAAAAGTTTTCTTAGCTCAACCAATTTTATTCAACAAACAAAAATTAGAACTTTCTGAAACAACAACAGAAAATATTCTAAAATCTAATGATGAACGTTTCAATACCATCATCACATTAGATAAACAAAATAATGTAAAGTCAATATTTATTACAGATAAACTAAAAAACCAAACACTATTATCAGAATATAGTGACCATACTTTGCTAAATGGCAAACAATTTCCGAAAGAACGATATATAAAAATTATAAATGGACCTGAAATATTTGAACTAAATATGACTTTTGATGATATTGACCTTGCAAAAAGTTTAACTTTTCCATTTGAACCAAATCCAAAGTATAGTAATGAATAA
- a CDS encoding zinc-binding dehydrogenase: protein MKAIILKEDGKLTIEDIAQPILKENQALVNISFAALNHRDEWIRKGQYAKIQLPAILGSDGSGVVYSVSNPKDEHWIGKQVIINPNQNWGSNDKAQSKNYNILGMPTQGTLAEFVAVDIDRLYTIPSHLDLEQSAAFPLAGLTAYNVSFNKAKISKEDTVLISGVGGGVAQFAFLYSIAVGANTYVTSSKEEVIQHCIQLGAKGGCSYKDKEAMKNMSASYGGFNVVIDSACGDGMNDLLSILNPNGRYAFYGATRGLPSNLNMRNIFWNHLQLFGSTMGSDNDFKQMVKCVEQHQIKPIIAKVFDFENAEAAFDRMQNGEQFGKIIIKIK, encoded by the coding sequence ATGAAGGCAATAATATTAAAAGAAGATGGAAAATTAACGATAGAAGATATTGCTCAACCAATTTTAAAGGAAAATCAAGCATTAGTAAATATAAGTTTTGCAGCACTAAATCATCGAGATGAATGGATTAGAAAAGGACAATATGCAAAAATACAGTTGCCAGCAATTTTGGGCTCAGATGGAAGTGGCGTAGTGTATAGCGTTTCAAATCCAAAAGATGAACATTGGATAGGAAAGCAAGTAATAATTAATCCAAATCAAAATTGGGGAAGCAATGACAAAGCACAGTCTAAAAATTATAATATTCTAGGCATGCCTACACAAGGCACATTGGCAGAATTTGTTGCTGTAGATATTGACAGACTATACACAATTCCTTCACATTTAGATTTAGAACAAAGTGCAGCATTTCCATTAGCTGGTCTTACAGCATACAATGTAAGTTTCAACAAAGCAAAAATAAGCAAAGAAGATACTGTACTTATTTCTGGTGTAGGTGGTGGCGTTGCACAATTTGCATTTTTATATAGCATTGCAGTTGGAGCAAATACATATGTTACATCCAGCAAAGAAGAAGTAATACAACATTGCATACAATTAGGAGCCAAAGGTGGTTGTAGTTACAAAGATAAAGAAGCAATGAAAAATATGTCTGCATCTTATGGAGGATTCAATGTTGTTATAGATTCTGCTTGTGGTGATGGAATGAATGACTTATTATCAATTCTAAACCCAAATGGAAGATATGCATTTTATGGTGCTACACGTGGATTACCATCAAATTTGAATATGAGAAATATTTTTTGGAATCATTTACAACTATTTGGCTCTACAATGGGCAGTGATAATGATTTTAAGCAGATGGTAAAGTGTGTTGAGCAACACCAAATAAAACCAATTATAGCTAAAGTTTTTGATTTTGAAAATGCTGAAGCTGCTTTTGATAGAATGCAAAATGGCGAGCAATTTGGCAAAATAATTATAAAAATTAAATAA